One Mya arenaria isolate MELC-2E11 chromosome 7, ASM2691426v1 genomic window carries:
- the LOC128241076 gene encoding putative nuclease HARBI1: MATNICAAEKKMLIGSAWQFLEFQSRAVDIFAEQIDSDNNIFIISAAQIRENATRSINFFEETIPRYSFDEFRQHFRLTRPSFEIILTYLGSMEGQGPTNKGRKQIPLEKELLVTLWYLGNLESIRSISDRFNITRSSVYKCTRKFCRTILSYLTPKFIRWPTLSGPDILLKVRSGFSSLPGCVGVIDSTHIPIKSPHEDEGSYINRKGFHSLILQGICDDKRKFTDVFCGCTGRCHDATVLRSAPIYEEISKNKEKYIPEISYIIGDQAYPLLNWLMKKFPETGTLSTEKCLFNKCLSAKRQLIEQTFGILKGRFRKLKFMDISKTIDIPEIVIAACTLHNICSDTEEDLAFFFGNG; encoded by the coding sequence ATGGCTACTAACATTTGTGCTGCAGAAAAGAAAATGCTCATTGGGAGTGCCTGGCAGTTCTTAGAGTTCCAGAGCAGAGCGGTTGATATTTTTGCCGAACAGATAGATAGcgacaacaacatttttatcatatCTGCAGCTCAGATAAGAGAAAACGCTACAAGAAGCATAAATTTCTTTGAGGAGACCATTCCACGTTACAGTTTTGATGAATTCCGACAGCATTTTCGTTTGACACGACCTTCGTTTGAAATAATACTCACATATTTAGGAAGCATGGAAGGACAGGGGCCAACCAACAAGGGGAGGAAACAAATACCATTAGAGAAAGAGCTACTTGTAACGTTATGGTACTTGGGAAACTTAGAGTCAATCCGCTCAATTTCTGACCGCTTCAATATTACTAGATCCAGTGTGTATAAGTGCACTAGGAAATTTTGTAGGACTATTTTAAGTTACTTGACACCTAAATTTATTCGTTGGCCAACTCTTTCTGGACCTGATATTCTTTTAAAAGTGCGAAGTGGCTTTTCATCATTGCCAGGTTGTGTAGGTGTGATTGACTCAACACATATTCCTATCAAATCACCTCATGAGGATGAAGGTTCGTACATAAATCGAAAAGGGTTTCACTCACTTATATTACAAGGCATTTGTGACGATAAGAGAAAGTTCACTGATGTATTCTGTGGTTGTACTGGAAGATGTCATGATGCTACTGTTCTTAGAAGTGCTCCTATTTATGAAGAAAttagtaaaaataaagaaaagtatATTCCGGAAATCAGTTACATCATTGGTGATCAAGCCTATCCTTTACTGAACTGGTTGATGAAGAAATTTCCAGAGACAGGCACCCTGTCAACTGAGAAATGCTTGTTCAACAAATGTTTGTCTGCAAAACGACAGTTAATAGAGCAAACATTTGGGATATTAAAGGGTCGGTTTAGAAAGCTAAAATTTATGGACATCTCTAAAACCATTGATATTCCTGAAATAGTTATTGCAGCATGTACACTTCACAACATCTGTTCTGATACTGAAGAAGACTTGGcctttttttttggaaatggaTGA